The Musa acuminata AAA Group cultivar baxijiao chromosome BXJ2-2, Cavendish_Baxijiao_AAA, whole genome shotgun sequence genome has a segment encoding these proteins:
- the LOC135606065 gene encoding uncharacterized protein LOC135606065 isoform X1 yields MASSSPVSISNIGDSIIAITAINGNTTPQQPGSYEMPKPSLRGLNKPKCIKCGNVARSRCPFQSCKSCCAKAENPCHIHVLKQNGILPDKPPVSSSISVEQPSNDVSTIGASWRLNSLRQLSNNFANILRTKRPLTRKDATDINQWRFMKLREHFEQNIEAENEALDRYMENVDLLEETLSIMEGTEPGHQTRFGPSSSENLVSEIKMKLKADSERVAVLRERIWDLIDQKLSKLRDAKFIHVDSSTHVDDVDDHEECQRSKKTMKWRHERSAAMTHLINKLSRAESDEDLRSCLDMKSQLSDQMDIVADASSNLRSENQLMTKQESESVVTLSFHSLSKMSATVHVDEDTLGNIKAQFSSLSQIAEL; encoded by the exons ATGGCTTCTTCATCTCCTGTCTCTATTAGCAACATTGGTGACTCTATCATCGCCATCACAGCCATAAATGGCAACACAACACCTCAACAGCCTGGTTCCTATGAAATGCCAAAGCCAAGCCTCCGAGGACTCAACAAACCGAAGTGTATCAAGTGTGGCAATGTTGCTCGTTCTAG GTGCCCCTTCCAATCATGTAAGAGTTGTTGTGCCAAAGCCGAAAATCCATGTCATATTCATG TTCTGAAACAGAATGGTATTTTACCAGACAAACCACCAGTTTCTAGTTCCATATCAGTGGAACAACCATCAAATGATGTGTCTACAATTGG GGCTTCTTGGAGACTTAATTCACTCAGGCAGCTTTCTAATAATTTTGCCAATATTTTACGGACAAAGAGACCTCTTACCAGGAAG GATGCAACAGATATAAACCAGTGGAGGTTTATGAAGTTAAGAGAACATtttgaacaaaatattgaagCTGAAAATGAGGCACTTGATAGGTACATGGAAAATGTCGATTTGCTGGAAGAAACACTCTCAATCATGGAAGGAACTGAACCCGGTCACCAGACCAGATTTGGTCCTAGTTCTTCTGAAAATTTGGTATCTGAGATTAAAATGAAGCTTAAAGCTGATTCTGAAAGAGTTGCTGTTTTGCGAGAGAGGATATGGGACCTTATTGATCAGAAATTGAGCAAGTTGCGTGATGCAAAATTTATTCATGTTGATAGTTCAACACATGTTGATGACGTAGATGATCATGAAGAGTGTCAAAGGTCGAAAAAGACCATGAAATGGCGCCATGAAAGAAGTGCAGCAATGACTCACTTAATTAATAAGTTGAGTAGAGCAGAAAGTGATGAAGATCTCAGATCTTGCTTAGACATGAAATCTCAGCTGTCAGACCAGAtggatattgttgcagatgcatcTAGtaatttgagaagtgaaaatcagTTAATGACCAAGCAAGAATCAGAAAGTGTGGTAACTTTGTCTTTTCATTCTCTATCTAAGATGTCTGCAACTGTCCACGTTGATGAAGATACTCTTGGGAACATTAAAGCACAGTTCTCATCTCTCAGCCAAATTGCAGAATTATGA
- the LOC135606066 gene encoding probable BOI-related E3 ubiquitin-protein ligase 2 isoform X2 yields the protein MEPLFLDQSLVFFANGANGNPRKRGREVTSVPMASMPQQSQPVNLFSLQPLPVSAPLPPPTLVSLAELRTLPRPLVSTGLRLAFGDQNQHQSQNQSNPLLCSSSPASSSLFSSLLFEDLAAQINQQKDEIEQFLHAQGEQLQRTLAEKRQKHYGALLGAAEKSAARRLREKEAEVEREALRSSELEDRLARLRTESMAWQAKAMADQVTAASLHAQLQHAAATAATAPQGNPGGCGDPLPAEDAESANVNPGHAEPEHACRTCRRRPASVVLVPCRHLCLCDACDDTAESCPVCRSIRTGSIHVVLS from the exons ATGGAACCCCTTTTCCTTGATCAGTCCCTGGTGTTCTTCGCCAATGGAG CGAATGGGAATCCGAGGAAGCGGGGCAGGGAGGTCACGAGCGTTCCAATGGCTTCGATGCCGCAGCAGAGCCAGCCTGTCAACCTCTTCTCCCTGCAGCCGCTCCCCGTCTCTGCACCCCTCCCGCCACCGACGCTTGTGAGCCTCGCCGAGCTCCGAACACTCCCCCGTCCCCTCGTCTCCACCGGCCTCCGTCTCGCTTTCGGAGACCAAAACCAGCATCAGAGCCAGAACCAGTCCAACCCGCTTCTATGTtcatcttctcctgcttcctcgtcTCTCTTCTCCTCCCTTCTCTTCGAAGATCTCGCCGCACAGATCAATCAACAGAAGGACGAAATCGAACAGTTCCTCCACGCCCAG GGAGAGCAACTGCAGCGGACGTTGGCAGAGAAGCGGCAGAAGCACTACGGGGCTTTGTTGGGCGCGGCGGAGAAGTCGGCTGCCCGGAGGTTGCGGGAGAAGGAGGCAGAGGTGGAGCGGGAGGCGCTGCGGAGCTCCGAGCTCGAGGACCGCCTCGCCCGCCTCCGAACCGAGTCGATGGCGTGGCAAGCCAAGGCCATGGCGGACCAGGTGACGGCCGCCTCACTCCACGCCCAACTCCAACACGCCGCGGCCACTGCGGCGACGGCGCCCCAGGGGAATCCGGGCGGGTGCGGAGACCCCCTGCCAGCCGAGGACGCCGAGTCGGCCAACGTAAACCCGGGCCATGCCGAGCCCGAGCACGCGTGCCGCACGTGCCGGCGTCGTCCAGCCTCGGTTGTGCTCGTCCCGTGCCGCCACCTCTGCCTCTGCGACGCCTGCGACGACACCGCCGAGTCGTGCCCCGTTTGCCGCAGCATCAGAACCGGAAGCATCCACGTGGTTCTCTCGTGA
- the LOC135606065 gene encoding uncharacterized protein LOC135606065 isoform X2 — translation MATQHLNSLVPMKCQSQASEDSTNRSVSSVAMLLVLVLKQNGILPDKPPVSSSISVEQPSNDVSTIGASWRLNSLRQLSNNFANILRTKRPLTRKDATDINQWRFMKLREHFEQNIEAENEALDRYMENVDLLEETLSIMEGTEPGHQTRFGPSSSENLVSEIKMKLKADSERVAVLRERIWDLIDQKLSKLRDAKFIHVDSSTHVDDVDDHEECQRSKKTMKWRHERSAAMTHLINKLSRAESDEDLRSCLDMKSQLSDQMDIVADASSNLRSENQLMTKQESESVVTLSFHSLSKMSATVHVDEDTLGNIKAQFSSLSQIAEL, via the exons ATGGCAACACAACACCTCAACAGCCTGGTTCCTATGAAATGCCAAAGCCAAGCCTCCGAGGACTCAACAAACCGAAGTGTATCAAGTGTGGCAATGTTGCTCGTTCTAG TTCTGAAACAGAATGGTATTTTACCAGACAAACCACCAGTTTCTAGTTCCATATCAGTGGAACAACCATCAAATGATGTGTCTACAATTGG GGCTTCTTGGAGACTTAATTCACTCAGGCAGCTTTCTAATAATTTTGCCAATATTTTACGGACAAAGAGACCTCTTACCAGGAAG GATGCAACAGATATAAACCAGTGGAGGTTTATGAAGTTAAGAGAACATtttgaacaaaatattgaagCTGAAAATGAGGCACTTGATAGGTACATGGAAAATGTCGATTTGCTGGAAGAAACACTCTCAATCATGGAAGGAACTGAACCCGGTCACCAGACCAGATTTGGTCCTAGTTCTTCTGAAAATTTGGTATCTGAGATTAAAATGAAGCTTAAAGCTGATTCTGAAAGAGTTGCTGTTTTGCGAGAGAGGATATGGGACCTTATTGATCAGAAATTGAGCAAGTTGCGTGATGCAAAATTTATTCATGTTGATAGTTCAACACATGTTGATGACGTAGATGATCATGAAGAGTGTCAAAGGTCGAAAAAGACCATGAAATGGCGCCATGAAAGAAGTGCAGCAATGACTCACTTAATTAATAAGTTGAGTAGAGCAGAAAGTGATGAAGATCTCAGATCTTGCTTAGACATGAAATCTCAGCTGTCAGACCAGAtggatattgttgcagatgcatcTAGtaatttgagaagtgaaaatcagTTAATGACCAAGCAAGAATCAGAAAGTGTGGTAACTTTGTCTTTTCATTCTCTATCTAAGATGTCTGCAACTGTCCACGTTGATGAAGATACTCTTGGGAACATTAAAGCACAGTTCTCATCTCTCAGCCAAATTGCAGAATTATGA
- the LOC103975098 gene encoding probable pterin-4-alpha-carbinolamine dehydratase, chloroplastic: protein MASASFSFVAPPLASANSLLHGRATLAFPSSSHSASWSSRRRRGHLRLLAQGADLLGDFGARDPFPEEIESNFCEKVLGNTDTMHRILIPNISALSLAQMSCEPISSSQPPISTEDAEKLLKKVVGWRLVDGDGGKRIHCLWKVRDYGCGVQLITRIYCVAEVAGHFPNLHLEQPNQVRAELWTNSIGGLSMNDFIVAARIDQIKTLDLLPKKRIWA from the exons ATGGCGTCCGCTTCCTTCTCTTTCGTCGCGCCGCCGCTCGCATCGGCCAACTCTCTCCTCCACGGCCGCGCTACCCTCGCGTTCCCATCTTCCTCCCATAGCGCTTCATGGAGTTCGAGAAGGCGCCGCGGCCACCTCCGCCTTCTCGCCCAGGGTGCCGACCTCCTCGGCGACTTCGGCGCCCGCGACCCTTTCCCGGAGGAGATCGAGAGCAACTTCTGCGAGAAGGTCCTCGGCAACACCGACACGATGCACCGCATCTTAATCCCCAACATATCCGCCCTCTCCCTCGCCCAGATGAGCTGCGAGCCCATCTCTTCCTCTCAGCCTCCAATCTCGACTGAAGACGCCGAGAAGCTCCTCAAGAAG GTGGTTGGCTGGAGGCTAGTGGATGGTGATGGAGGGAAAAGAATCCACTGCCTATGGAAGGTGAGAGATTATGGATGTGGAGTGCAGCTTATCACTAGGATTTATTGCGTTGCAGAAGTTGCAGGGCATTTCCCTAATCTTCATTTGGAACAACCCAATCAAGTTAGAGCAGAACTCTGGACAAATTCAATAG GTGGTTTGAGTATGAATGACTTTATTGTAGCAGCTAGAATAGATCAGATCAAGACACtagatcttcttccaaagaaGAGGATATGGGCATAA
- the LOC135606066 gene encoding BOI-related E3 ubiquitin-protein ligase 1-like isoform X1 translates to MAVQAQYRSNVLLLNGSELEAKEMEPLFLDQSLVFFANGANGNPRKRGREVTSVPMASMPQQSQPVNLFSLQPLPVSAPLPPPTLVSLAELRTLPRPLVSTGLRLAFGDQNQHQSQNQSNPLLCSSSPASSSLFSSLLFEDLAAQINQQKDEIEQFLHAQGEQLQRTLAEKRQKHYGALLGAAEKSAARRLREKEAEVEREALRSSELEDRLARLRTESMAWQAKAMADQVTAASLHAQLQHAAATAATAPQGNPGGCGDPLPAEDAESANVNPGHAEPEHACRTCRRRPASVVLVPCRHLCLCDACDDTAESCPVCRSIRTGSIHVVLS, encoded by the exons ATGGCAGTTCAAGCCCAATACCGTTCCAACGTTCTGCTACTAAATGG AAGCGAGCTGGAGGCGAAGGAAATGGAACCCCTTTTCCTTGATCAGTCCCTGGTGTTCTTCGCCAATGGAG CGAATGGGAATCCGAGGAAGCGGGGCAGGGAGGTCACGAGCGTTCCAATGGCTTCGATGCCGCAGCAGAGCCAGCCTGTCAACCTCTTCTCCCTGCAGCCGCTCCCCGTCTCTGCACCCCTCCCGCCACCGACGCTTGTGAGCCTCGCCGAGCTCCGAACACTCCCCCGTCCCCTCGTCTCCACCGGCCTCCGTCTCGCTTTCGGAGACCAAAACCAGCATCAGAGCCAGAACCAGTCCAACCCGCTTCTATGTtcatcttctcctgcttcctcgtcTCTCTTCTCCTCCCTTCTCTTCGAAGATCTCGCCGCACAGATCAATCAACAGAAGGACGAAATCGAACAGTTCCTCCACGCCCAG GGAGAGCAACTGCAGCGGACGTTGGCAGAGAAGCGGCAGAAGCACTACGGGGCTTTGTTGGGCGCGGCGGAGAAGTCGGCTGCCCGGAGGTTGCGGGAGAAGGAGGCAGAGGTGGAGCGGGAGGCGCTGCGGAGCTCCGAGCTCGAGGACCGCCTCGCCCGCCTCCGAACCGAGTCGATGGCGTGGCAAGCCAAGGCCATGGCGGACCAGGTGACGGCCGCCTCACTCCACGCCCAACTCCAACACGCCGCGGCCACTGCGGCGACGGCGCCCCAGGGGAATCCGGGCGGGTGCGGAGACCCCCTGCCAGCCGAGGACGCCGAGTCGGCCAACGTAAACCCGGGCCATGCCGAGCCCGAGCACGCGTGCCGCACGTGCCGGCGTCGTCCAGCCTCGGTTGTGCTCGTCCCGTGCCGCCACCTCTGCCTCTGCGACGCCTGCGACGACACCGCCGAGTCGTGCCCCGTTTGCCGCAGCATCAGAACCGGAAGCATCCACGTGGTTCTCTCGTGA